In Massilistercora timonensis, the following are encoded in one genomic region:
- a CDS encoding DMT family transporter has protein sequence MKTKNACMLILTAFIWGTAFVAQSVGMDYLGPFTFNGVRNLIGGVALLPCIAFLGRGNRGNVPGSRKDLIVGGVCCGVLLFAASSLQQIGLVYTTAGKSGFITAFYIVIVPVLGIFLRQKVGWKIWTAVGIALVGLYFLCITEGFSVNIGDFYVFLCALLFSLHILVIDYFAPRVDGVKMSCIQFFVCGLISLLPMFALETPTISGLLAGWFPLFYAGVLSCGVGYTLQIVGQKNVNPTVASLLLSLESCFSVLAGWIILGERLSVREGMGCVLMFAAIILAQLPEKKKEEI, from the coding sequence ATGAAGACGAAAAATGCGTGCATGCTGATCCTGACAGCATTTATCTGGGGAACGGCCTTTGTGGCCCAAAGCGTGGGGATGGATTATCTGGGGCCCTTTACCTTTAACGGAGTGCGCAACCTGATCGGCGGGGTGGCTCTTTTGCCCTGTATCGCTTTCCTGGGCAGAGGGAACCGGGGAAATGTGCCTGGAAGCAGAAAGGATCTGATCGTCGGCGGGGTTTGCTGCGGCGTTCTTCTCTTTGCCGCCAGCAGTCTGCAGCAGATCGGACTTGTGTATACCACCGCCGGGAAATCCGGGTTTATCACTGCTTTTTATATTGTGATCGTGCCGGTGCTGGGGATCTTCCTGCGCCAGAAAGTGGGATGGAAGATCTGGACGGCGGTGGGCATCGCCCTTGTGGGCCTTTATTTCCTGTGTATTACGGAAGGGTTCTCCGTGAACATCGGGGATTTCTACGTGTTTTTGTGCGCCCTGTTGTTTTCCCTGCATATCCTGGTGATCGATTATTTTGCGCCCAGGGTGGACGGAGTGAAGATGTCCTGTATCCAGTTCTTTGTATGCGGACTGATCTCCCTGCTCCCCATGTTCGCCCTGGAGACGCCTACCATTTCCGGCCTTCTGGCCGGGTGGTTCCCGCTGTTCTATGCGGGAGTACTTTCCTGCGGCGTAGGATATACCCTGCAGATCGTGGGACAGAAAAATGTGAATCCAACGGTAGCATCCCTGCTTCTTAGCCTGGAGTCCTGCTTTTCCGTCCTGGCCGGATGGATCATCCTGGGAGAAAGGCTGTCTGTCAGGGAGGGAATGGGCTGTGTGCTGATGTTCGCGGCCATTATCCTGGCTCAGCTGCCGGAGAAGAAAAAGGAGGAGATCTGA
- a CDS encoding M56 family metallopeptidase yields MTDFMLFFLFRLFWALFLGFALTGSLKSTWNAEHGRKGPLWGFRSDNNTVVFLDPLVLPLCIVFYISLCLLFFGWEKSRGYIFSLGVDLFFFISVYFVLVLFLLPALRTRYTARTCATFWVIPVFLFYQPTVIYNYDHLPLPVRPVFYVPRAVIYTLLLVWLGGFALLFAWQVFSHLRFSRMLKTHSHPVEDLEILAIWARVKRDLEIGDLTRPLGLRFSPVIRTPLTIGMYRSNWITYLPERDYSEEEMELIFSHELHHIQRHDTHTKFFLGFVNALGWFHPLVWLAVKKAEEDLELSCDEIVLKDADPSTRKKYAELLLSIAGDGRGYTTCLSASAKTLCYRLKSTVSAREKRLGLPLLFLTIIISSLLMGNVNLSTDRGKMTEVTGLTSADVAEASFYPEGTDHPEAEIPLADPESVSRFLSELEIETYLTSYGEANTADTPTLYGILSETGQSFFLTEDCLTIYEVADHKLSSRQYHVTCPPQWSKITTAPPNHGRILENFTPFSPWMISRILSCGYSI; encoded by the coding sequence ATGACCGACTTCATGCTTTTTTTCCTGTTTCGCCTGTTCTGGGCCTTGTTTCTTGGTTTTGCACTGACAGGATCTCTCAAAAGCACCTGGAATGCCGAACACGGGCGAAAGGGACCGCTATGGGGGTTTCGAAGCGACAACAATACCGTTGTCTTTCTGGATCCTCTGGTCCTCCCGCTTTGCATCGTCTTTTACATTAGCTTGTGCCTTCTGTTCTTCGGATGGGAAAAAAGCCGGGGCTACATCTTCAGTCTGGGCGTAGATCTGTTTTTCTTTATCAGCGTCTATTTTGTCCTGGTGTTATTTCTGCTGCCTGCTTTACGGACCCGATACACCGCCAGAACCTGCGCCACATTCTGGGTGATACCGGTCTTCCTGTTTTATCAGCCAACTGTTATTTACAACTATGATCACCTTCCCCTGCCGGTCAGACCTGTTTTTTACGTACCTCGCGCCGTTATCTATACCCTTCTTCTGGTCTGGCTTGGTGGATTCGCGCTGCTCTTTGCCTGGCAGGTTTTCTCCCATCTTCGCTTTTCCAGAATGCTGAAAACACATTCCCATCCTGTGGAAGACTTAGAAATTCTCGCTATCTGGGCCCGGGTAAAGCGTGATCTGGAGATCGGAGATCTGACCCGCCCTCTGGGACTTCGCTTCAGTCCCGTGATCCGCACGCCTCTGACCATCGGCATGTACCGTTCCAACTGGATAACCTACCTTCCGGAACGGGATTATTCCGAAGAGGAAATGGAGCTTATTTTTTCTCATGAACTCCACCATATCCAGAGGCATGACACCCACACCAAATTTTTCCTGGGGTTTGTCAATGCCCTGGGCTGGTTCCATCCGCTGGTCTGGCTGGCAGTAAAAAAAGCAGAAGAAGATCTGGAGCTGTCCTGCGACGAGATCGTTTTAAAAGACGCCGACCCTTCTACCCGGAAAAAATATGCAGAACTTCTGCTCTCCATTGCCGGCGACGGCAGGGGGTACACCACCTGTCTCTCCGCTTCTGCAAAGACACTCTGCTACCGGCTGAAATCCACAGTTTCTGCCAGAGAAAAGCGGTTGGGTCTTCCTCTGCTTTTCCTTACAATTATAATCAGCAGTTTGTTAATGGGAAATGTAAATCTTTCCACAGACCGTGGAAAGATGACGGAAGTGACAGGACTGACCAGTGCAGACGTTGCAGAAGCCAGTTTTTATCCGGAAGGGACAGATCATCCGGAAGCGGAGATCCCTCTTGCGGACCCGGAATCCGTCTCCCGGTTCCTGAGTGAACTGGAGATAGAAACATACCTGACAAGCTACGGCGAAGCGAACACCGCGGATACTCCGACTTTATACGGCATTTTATCGGAAACAGGCCAGTCCTTTTTCTTAACGGAGGACTGCCTGACTATCTACGAAGTGGCCGATCATAAGCTAAGTTCCAGGCAGTACCATGTAACCTGTCCGCCCCAGTGGTCCAAAATAACAACAGCGCCTCCTAATCACGGGAGGATTTTGGAAAATTTCACTCCGTTTTCTCCCTGGATGATTTCCAGGATCTTATCCTGTGGATATTCCATATGA
- a CDS encoding YwaF family protein, whose product MKRQDRFFFCCGLILLASEIWKQWTLTFQLNHGVYNFWYFPFQLCSVPMYVCLILPWVRSGKLYQALLAFLMDFSLLGGIFAFCDTSGMHYRYAPLTVHSFAWHFALIGIGAAAGYVRRKTQDKSPYRGPALCYLACCLIATGLNLFCYQYGSINMFYISPHYPMTQRFFCQLARVIGDPGGIACYIGASLLGGYLIHRLGTTTLTSRSSL is encoded by the coding sequence ATGAAGAGACAAGACCGATTTTTCTTCTGCTGCGGCCTGATCCTCCTCGCAAGCGAGATCTGGAAGCAGTGGACCCTCACCTTCCAACTGAATCACGGCGTCTATAACTTCTGGTATTTTCCCTTCCAGCTGTGCAGCGTCCCCATGTATGTGTGCCTGATCCTGCCCTGGGTAAGATCCGGGAAACTCTATCAGGCGCTCCTTGCCTTTCTCATGGACTTCTCCCTCCTGGGCGGGATCTTCGCCTTCTGCGACACCAGCGGCATGCACTACCGGTATGCGCCTCTCACCGTCCACTCCTTCGCCTGGCACTTCGCCCTGATCGGCATCGGAGCTGCCGCCGGATATGTCCGAAGAAAAACACAGGACAAGAGCCCCTACCGGGGTCCTGCCCTGTGCTATCTTGCCTGCTGCCTGATCGCCACAGGCCTGAATCTCTTCTGTTACCAGTACGGCTCCATCAATATGTTCTACATCAGCCCCCATTACCCCATGACCCAGAGGTTCTTCTGCCAGCTTGCCAGGGTCATTGGAGATCCGGGTGGCATCGCCTGCTATATAGGCGCCAGCCTCCTGGGAGGCTATCTCATTCACCGCCTGGGGACAACTACTTTAACCTCACGATCGTCTCTCTGA
- a CDS encoding GNAT family N-acetyltransferase: MVREIRKEDYQLYMDLSREFYDSEAVLHPIPESYREATWKEMMRSPEFVRGYILEKEGAPAGYGLTSRTFSQEAGGKVVWLEELYIRPEYRCHGLGKEFFRYVDEKIAPEVKRLRLEIEPENLRAKKLYLSLGYEDLPYVQMMKDV, from the coding sequence ATGGTAAGAGAGATCAGAAAAGAAGATTATCAGCTTTATATGGACCTGAGCAGAGAATTCTATGATTCCGAGGCGGTGCTGCACCCGATCCCGGAATCTTACCGGGAGGCGACCTGGAAGGAAATGATGCGCTCTCCGGAGTTTGTCCGGGGATACATCCTGGAAAAGGAGGGAGCGCCGGCGGGCTACGGCCTTACAAGCCGCACCTTCTCCCAGGAGGCCGGCGGGAAAGTGGTGTGGCTGGAGGAGCTTTATATCCGGCCGGAGTATCGCTGCCACGGCCTGGGTAAAGAATTCTTCCGCTATGTGGATGAGAAGATCGCCCCGGAGGTGAAACGGCTCCGCCTGGAGATCGAGCCGGAGAATCTGCGGGCGAAGAAACTGTATCTGTCGCTGGGCTATGAAGACCTGCCCTACGTACAGATGATGAAAGACGTATAA
- a CDS encoding hemolysin family protein, whose amino-acid sequence MIGSILLQVVLIFLNATFASAEIAVISMNETKLKMMAEEKDKRAMKLFALVEQPARFLATIQVAITLAGLLGGAFAADNFAGPLTDALIGAGVSIPRNVLNSIAVIVITLVLTYFQLVFGELVPKRIAMKKTESLALGMSGILSFMAKATAPLVWLLTVSTNGILRLMGIDPNQNEDTVTEEEIRMLLVEGNEQGVIPQEENDIIQNVFEFNDTSVEQICTRRRDVIYLSLQDEMEEWEKIIYENRHTHYPVCREGQEDIVGVLDTKDYFRLQDKSRENVMASAVDKAFFIPEIMKANVLFAKMKQTRNYFAVIVDEYGGLSGIITLHDLMEALVGDLRELEEPVEPEDIEKLDEGVWKIQGSADLEDVAEELKIKLNLDDYDTFSGYICGEIGRIPGDGESFHVETEELSIDVRNVENHVIRETIVRLK is encoded by the coding sequence ATGATAGGTTCAATTCTGTTACAGGTGGTGCTGATCTTTTTGAACGCCACCTTTGCAAGCGCGGAGATCGCGGTGATCTCCATGAATGAGACAAAACTGAAGATGATGGCTGAGGAGAAGGATAAACGGGCTATGAAACTGTTTGCCCTGGTGGAGCAGCCTGCGCGGTTCCTGGCGACGATCCAGGTGGCCATCACGCTGGCCGGACTTCTTGGAGGAGCCTTCGCGGCAGATAACTTTGCCGGGCCACTGACTGACGCGCTGATCGGAGCAGGAGTGTCAATCCCGCGAAATGTGCTGAATTCCATCGCTGTAATTGTGATCACCCTGGTGCTGACTTATTTCCAGCTGGTATTCGGAGAACTGGTGCCTAAGCGGATCGCCATGAAGAAGACGGAATCGCTGGCCCTTGGGATGTCCGGGATCCTGTCCTTTATGGCCAAGGCGACGGCCCCGCTGGTATGGCTTCTTACCGTTTCTACCAACGGGATCCTGCGGCTGATGGGGATCGATCCCAACCAGAATGAGGATACCGTGACAGAGGAAGAGATCCGGATGCTTCTGGTGGAAGGAAATGAGCAGGGGGTGATCCCTCAGGAAGAAAATGATATCATCCAGAATGTATTTGAGTTTAACGACACTTCTGTGGAGCAGATCTGCACTAGAAGACGGGATGTGATCTACCTCTCCCTTCAGGATGAAATGGAAGAATGGGAGAAGATCATCTATGAAAACAGACATACCCACTATCCGGTATGCCGGGAGGGGCAGGAAGATATTGTGGGCGTTCTGGACACCAAGGACTACTTCCGCCTGCAGGATAAGTCCAGAGAGAATGTAATGGCAAGCGCAGTGGACAAAGCCTTCTTTATCCCGGAGATCATGAAGGCCAACGTGTTGTTTGCCAAGATGAAGCAGACCCGCAATTACTTTGCCGTGATCGTGGATGAATACGGCGGCCTGTCCGGGATCATTACCCTCCACGACCTGATGGAGGCGCTGGTGGGCGACCTGCGGGAGCTGGAAGAGCCGGTGGAGCCGGAAGACATTGAGAAGCTGGACGAGGGCGTGTGGAAGATCCAGGGAAGCGCAGACCTGGAAGATGTGGCGGAAGAGCTGAAGATCAAGCTTAACCTGGACGATTATGATACCTTCAGCGGATACATCTGCGGAGAGATCGGCCGGATCCCCGGCGACGGCGAGAGCTTCCATGTAGAGACAGAGGAGCTGTCCATCGACGTGCGCAATGTGGAGAATCACGTGATCAGAGAGACGATCGTGAGGTTAAAGTAG
- a CDS encoding HD domain-containing protein yields MDNNRLLMKMIEFDAGSPQRIQHFLKVHAFAKLIGEMERIPEETRQILEIAAITHDIGIQISEKKYGDASGRHQEQEGPAAAEALLGALGYEEGVIRRVCYLIGHHHTYQEIDGMDYQILVEADFLVNLFEHGSGQEAVQTALDRIFVTETGKALCRTMFLSGISDEK; encoded by the coding sequence ATGGATAACAATCGATTGCTTATGAAAATGATTGAATTTGATGCCGGAAGTCCTCAGCGGATCCAGCATTTTCTGAAAGTACATGCTTTTGCGAAACTGATTGGAGAGATGGAACGAATTCCGGAAGAAACCAGGCAAATATTGGAAATCGCGGCAATCACCCATGACATCGGAATTCAGATCAGTGAAAAGAAATATGGGGACGCAAGCGGAAGGCACCAGGAACAGGAAGGACCGGCGGCAGCAGAAGCCCTGCTGGGCGCACTGGGATATGAGGAAGGGGTGATCCGGCGGGTATGTTATCTCATCGGTCATCATCATACATACCAGGAGATTGATGGAATGGATTATCAGATCCTGGTGGAAGCAGATTTCCTGGTAAATCTTTTTGAACATGGCAGCGGACAGGAAGCGGTACAGACAGCTTTAGACCGGATTTTTGTGACGGAGACCGGGAAGGCTTTGTGCCGGACAATGTTTCTGTCTGGAATCAGTGATGAGAAATAG
- a CDS encoding MgtC/SapB family protein codes for MPEWIIQINDILTRLNLISTAFRILLAMVCGGVIGLEREKANQAAGMRTYMLVCMGASVVMLTGQYMYETFQAGDPARLGAQVISGIGFLGAGSIIIAGGKRVKGLTTAAGLWVAGCIGLAIGIGFYAAAVLMTGAVFLVMSKLRLVEEHIVYEELSVYVYLELDPDTGISDLSDALAREGLEVKEVRFHHTGAHCDKIILGLKNHMEYPQDKILEIIQGENGVKFSKILP; via the coding sequence ATGCCAGAATGGATCATCCAGATCAACGATATCCTTACCCGGTTAAATCTGATTTCCACCGCTTTTCGCATCCTGCTGGCCATGGTGTGCGGAGGCGTGATCGGACTGGAGCGGGAGAAAGCCAATCAGGCCGCCGGCATGCGCACCTATATGCTGGTATGTATGGGGGCTTCTGTTGTCATGCTCACCGGGCAGTATATGTATGAGACTTTCCAGGCCGGAGATCCTGCCCGGCTGGGAGCCCAGGTGATCAGCGGCATCGGATTCCTGGGCGCCGGAAGCATCATCATCGCCGGCGGGAAACGGGTCAAAGGGCTGACCACCGCCGCAGGCCTCTGGGTGGCAGGCTGCATCGGTCTGGCCATCGGGATCGGATTCTACGCGGCCGCCGTATTGATGACCGGAGCGGTCTTCCTGGTGATGTCCAAGCTGCGCCTGGTGGAAGAGCACATCGTATACGAAGAACTTTCCGTCTACGTGTATCTGGAACTGGATCCGGACACCGGCATATCAGATCTGTCAGACGCCCTGGCCCGGGAAGGGCTGGAAGTAAAGGAAGTGCGCTTCCATCATACTGGCGCCCACTGTGATAAAATAATACTGGGACTGAAAAATCATATGGAATATCCACAGGATAAGATCCTGGAAATCATCCAGGGAGAAAACGGAGTGAAATTTTCCAAAATCCTCCCGTGA